From the Acidobacteriota bacterium genome, one window contains:
- a CDS encoding PQQ-binding-like beta-propeller repeat protein — protein sequence MTHIRSVVVPGVFAVLAATSLVAAEPDWARFRGPNGSGLSTATGVPTQFGPDKNLLWRLALPQGHSSPILYQDRLYLTALRGDDLVTMAIDRLGGKILWERVAPKVTTKVVDKRNNPASPSPAVEADGVYVFFPDYGLVAYNAAGKQLWKLPLGPFNNIYGMGASPVIAGDLLILACDQSLGSYVMALDKRTGKQVWKIDRPEAKSGHSTPILWRGPDGRDQVLLPGSFLLTSYDAATGKKLWWVGGLSFEMKSTPVIGGDTIYVNGYGAPVNDPGNKISIPAADEVWKTADANGDGVIQKTEFPKFTQAFWFDVADLDTNGSLNKDEWAYYRAALDSENGMLAIRLGGSGDMSDTAIRWKYQRSVPQLPSPLLFRNVLYMVNDNGIVTTLNPDTGAVIKQGRLTGAPGAVFASPIAADGHVYITTEAGAVVVVSPGGDLAVQSVNVLNEEAYATPAVADGRIYVRTTQALYAFGAS from the coding sequence GTGACTCACATCCGATCCGTCGTTGTCCCTGGCGTGTTCGCCGTCCTTGCGGCCACCTCATTAGTTGCGGCCGAGCCCGACTGGGCACGGTTTCGCGGTCCCAACGGATCGGGCCTGTCCACCGCCACGGGCGTGCCGACCCAGTTCGGTCCGGACAAGAACCTGCTGTGGCGGCTGGCGCTGCCGCAAGGTCATTCGTCCCCAATCTTGTACCAGGACCGTCTCTATCTCACCGCCCTACGCGGTGACGACCTGGTGACCATGGCCATCGATCGGCTGGGCGGCAAGATCCTGTGGGAGCGAGTCGCGCCGAAGGTCACGACGAAGGTCGTTGATAAGCGCAACAACCCGGCCTCGCCGAGCCCGGCGGTCGAAGCGGATGGCGTCTACGTGTTCTTCCCCGACTACGGGCTGGTGGCCTACAACGCCGCGGGCAAGCAACTGTGGAAGTTGCCGCTCGGGCCGTTCAACAACATCTACGGCATGGGCGCCTCGCCCGTGATTGCCGGCGACCTGCTGATCCTCGCCTGCGATCAGAGCCTGGGTTCGTACGTGATGGCGCTCGACAAGCGCACCGGCAAGCAGGTGTGGAAGATCGATCGGCCCGAGGCCAAGAGCGGGCACTCCACGCCCATCCTGTGGCGCGGTCCCGACGGTCGCGACCAGGTGCTGCTGCCGGGTTCGTTCCTGCTGACGTCGTACGACGCGGCCACGGGCAAGAAGCTGTGGTGGGTGGGTGGCCTGTCGTTCGAGATGAAGTCCACGCCGGTGATTGGCGGCGACACCATCTACGTGAACGGATACGGCGCGCCGGTGAACGATCCTGGCAACAAGATCTCGATTCCGGCCGCGGACGAGGTGTGGAAGACTGCCGACGCCAATGGCGATGGCGTGATCCAGAAGACGGAGTTTCCGAAGTTCACCCAGGCATTCTGGTTCGACGTGGCCGACCTCGACACCAACGGTTCGCTCAACAAGGACGAGTGGGCGTACTATCGCGCGGCGCTTGATTCCGAGAACGGCATGCTCGCGATCCGTCTCGGCGGCTCTGGTGACATGAGCGACACCGCCATCCGCTGGAAGTACCAGCGCAGCGTGCCGCAGCTGCCGTCGCCACTGTTGTTCCGGAACGTCCTCTACATGGTGAACGACAACGGCATTGTCACCACGCTGAACCCCGACACCGGTGCCGTGATCAAGCAGGGCCGGCTGACCGGCGCACCCGGCGCGGTGTTCGCATCGCCGATTGCTGCGGATGGTCACGTCTACATCACGACCGAAGCCGGCGCCGTGGTGGTGGTGTCGCCCGGTGGTGATCTGGCCGTGCAGTCGGTGAACGTGCTGAACGAGGAAGCGTATGCCACGCCGGCCGTGGCCGACGGCCGCATCTACGTCAGGACCACGCAGGCCCTGTACGCCTTTGGCGCCAGCTAA
- a CDS encoding DUF885 family protein, with the protein MAVLLAVALFSAASAQAPADTSADARLRALYTEEWNWRQKELGRGAAASDRFAPVDAATQQARLAYWTKALATFDTIPFDQLSAEEQINAQIFRTSLRELISDVQYRTYEAPFNSDTFFWTSFTPRQGFANTAAYRAYLARLRDVPRYFDEQITNMRAGLARGYSVPRVSVIGRDQTIEPYVTADASNPLYTPFTQMPAGIPAAEQAALRADADTVIRELVAPAYAELLTMIRQEYLEKARRTLGAFELPDGTKFYQAQIEKHTTLALTPKEIHDIGLKEVARLEAEMLATKDKAGFKGTMAEFFRFMRTDPQFYAKTPRELLSYSAYVSKKADDKLAETIGFLPRRRHGIRPVPDAIAPIYTGGRGGLEACLMNTYNLPARPLYTLAALTLHECTPGHSFQAALALEGPERPDFRRGTSFSGYGEGWGLYVEWLGTLMGIYETPYEDMGRLTYEMWRACRLVIDTGIHQFGWTREQAMSYLRDRAPLSEHEITTEIDRYIAWPGQALAYKLGEIQIRRHRREAEEKLGAKFDQRRFHDAILAIGSVPLPVLEQRMNQFIADELAEAK; encoded by the coding sequence ATGGCGGTCCTCCTCGCCGTAGCCCTGTTCTCGGCGGCATCGGCGCAGGCCCCGGCCGACACGTCTGCCGACGCGCGGCTTCGGGCGCTGTATACCGAGGAATGGAACTGGCGGCAAAAGGAACTGGGCCGCGGCGCCGCGGCGAGTGACCGCTTCGCGCCCGTCGACGCCGCGACACAGCAGGCGCGGCTTGCTTACTGGACCAAGGCGCTCGCGACCTTCGACACCATTCCCTTTGACCAGCTGTCGGCCGAGGAGCAGATCAACGCGCAGATCTTTCGCACCTCGCTGCGCGAACTGATCAGCGACGTCCAGTACCGCACCTACGAAGCGCCCTTCAACAGCGACACGTTCTTCTGGACCTCGTTTACGCCGCGCCAGGGCTTCGCCAACACGGCCGCGTATCGCGCGTATCTCGCGCGGCTGCGCGATGTGCCGCGATATTTCGACGAGCAAATCACCAACATGCGCGCCGGCCTGGCGCGCGGCTACAGCGTGCCGCGGGTGTCGGTGATTGGACGCGATCAAACCATCGAGCCGTACGTGACGGCCGATGCCAGTAATCCCCTCTACACTCCGTTTACCCAGATGCCGGCCGGCATCCCGGCGGCAGAGCAGGCGGCGCTGCGCGCTGACGCCGATACCGTCATTCGAGAGCTGGTCGCTCCGGCTTACGCGGAACTGCTGACGATGATTCGGCAGGAGTATCTCGAGAAGGCGCGCCGCACGCTCGGCGCGTTCGAGTTGCCGGACGGCACGAAGTTCTACCAGGCGCAGATCGAGAAGCACACCACCCTGGCGCTGACGCCGAAAGAGATTCACGACATCGGCCTGAAAGAAGTGGCCCGCCTCGAAGCGGAGATGCTCGCGACCAAGGACAAGGCGGGCTTCAAGGGCACGATGGCCGAGTTCTTCAGGTTCATGAGGACCGACCCGCAGTTCTATGCGAAGACGCCGCGCGAACTGCTGTCGTACTCGGCCTACGTGTCCAAGAAGGCCGACGACAAGCTTGCTGAAACCATTGGCTTCCTGCCGCGGCGGCGGCACGGCATCAGGCCCGTGCCCGACGCGATCGCGCCCATCTACACCGGTGGCCGTGGCGGTCTCGAGGCGTGCCTGATGAACACCTACAACCTGCCGGCGCGCCCGCTCTACACTCTCGCCGCGCTCACGCTGCACGAGTGCACGCCGGGTCACAGCTTCCAGGCGGCGCTGGCGCTCGAAGGGCCGGAACGACCGGACTTCCGCCGAGGCACGTCGTTTTCCGGATACGGCGAAGGCTGGGGACTTTACGTCGAGTGGCTGGGCACCCTGATGGGGATCTACGAAACGCCGTACGAGGACATGGGCCGGCTGACCTACGAGATGTGGCGCGCGTGCCGGCTGGTGATCGACACCGGCATTCACCAGTTCGGCTGGACGCGCGAGCAGGCGATGAGTTACCTGCGCGATCGCGCACCGCTGTCCGAGCACGAGATCACGACCGAGATCGATCGCTACATCGCCTGGCCTGGACAGGCGCTGGCCTATAAGCTCGGTGAAATACAGATCCGCCGGCATCGTCGCGAGGCCGAAGAGAAACTCGGCGCGAAGTTCGATCAGCGGCGCTTTCACGATGCGATCCTGGCGATCGGCTCGGTGCCGCTGCCGGTGCTCGAGCAGCGCATGAACCAGTTCATCGCCGACGAACTCGCCGAAGCTAAGTAG
- a CDS encoding thioredoxin domain-containing protein, protein MKINKFVMGGVAVALVAAFVIAANRYRSEETTQAEQTASQASDRLVRPHSPTLGPDNAPVTLVEFLDPECEACGAMHPIVKQLMREFDGRVRLVVRYATFHPNAAYAASLLEGAREQGKYWELMDEFLGRQHEWAGHDAPRPDLLAVYARNLALDMTKLGVTSTSAETERRIKQDAEDAEALGVTRTPTFFVNGKPLAQIGYEPVRAAIAAALREDGR, encoded by the coding sequence ATGAAGATCAATAAGTTCGTGATGGGTGGCGTGGCCGTCGCGCTGGTGGCCGCGTTCGTGATTGCGGCCAATCGGTATCGCAGCGAAGAGACCACCCAGGCGGAGCAGACGGCATCGCAGGCGTCGGACCGGCTGGTGCGGCCGCACAGCCCGACCCTGGGTCCGGACAATGCGCCGGTCACCCTGGTGGAGTTTCTCGACCCTGAATGCGAAGCGTGCGGGGCGATGCATCCGATCGTCAAGCAACTGATGCGCGAGTTCGATGGCCGCGTCCGGCTGGTGGTGCGCTACGCGACGTTCCACCCGAACGCCGCTTACGCCGCGAGCCTGCTGGAAGGGGCCCGCGAACAGGGTAAGTACTGGGAGCTGATGGACGAGTTCCTCGGGCGCCAGCACGAGTGGGCGGGCCACGATGCGCCGCGCCCCGATCTCCTCGCGGTGTACGCGCGAAACCTGGCGCTGGACATGACCAAGCTCGGCGTCACCAGCACCAGCGCCGAAACCGAGCGGCGCATCAAGCAGGATGCCGAAGACGCCGAGGCGCTCGGCGTGACGCGCACGCCGACGTTCTTCGTCAACGGCAAGCCGCTGGCGCAGATCGGCTACGAGCCGGTGCGCGCGGCCATCGCCGCCGCGCTGCGCGAAGATGGGCGATAA
- a CDS encoding disulfide oxidoreductase — MPKPAIDDSVLQPLFAVWLISLVAALGSLFFSEVMRLPPCVLCWYQRIFMYPLVVVTTVGLLGRDPGALRYAWPLAAGGLAVAVYHNLLYYHLIPESIAPCTTGVSCTDRQIEWLGFVTIPLLSLAAFTLIVATLFVCQQRLRGRLDEDQ, encoded by the coding sequence GTGCCGAAACCGGCAATTGATGACTCGGTCCTGCAGCCGCTGTTCGCGGTCTGGCTGATCAGCCTGGTGGCCGCCCTCGGCAGCCTCTTCTTCAGCGAGGTGATGCGGCTGCCGCCGTGCGTGCTCTGTTGGTACCAGCGAATCTTCATGTACCCGCTGGTGGTGGTGACCACCGTCGGGTTGCTGGGGCGCGATCCGGGCGCGCTGCGATACGCGTGGCCGCTCGCGGCGGGCGGGCTGGCCGTCGCGGTGTACCACAATCTGCTCTACTACCACTTGATTCCGGAAAGCATTGCGCCGTGCACCACGGGCGTGTCGTGCACCGACCGGCAGATCGAGTGGCTGGGGTTCGTCACCATTCCGCTCTTGTCGCTGGCGGCGTTCACGCTGATCGTCGCCACCCTGTTTGTCTGCCAGCAGCGTCTCAGAGGTCGTCTCGATGAAGATCAATAA